In Drosophila subpulchrella strain 33 F10 #4 breed RU33 chromosome 3R, RU_Dsub_v1.1 Primary Assembly, whole genome shotgun sequence, the following are encoded in one genomic region:
- the LOC119545654 gene encoding cecropin-C produces MNFNKIFVFVALILAISLGQSEAGWLKKIGKKIERVGQHTRDATIQGLGVAQQAANVAATARG; encoded by the exons ATGAACTTCAACAAGATCTTCGTTTTTGTGGCCCTCATCCTGGCCATCAGTTTGGGACAATCGGAGGCTGGCTGGCTGAAGAAAATTGGCAAGAAAATT GAGCGCGTTGGCCAACATACTCGAGATGCCACCATCCAGGGTCTGGGAGTCGCTCAACAAGCTGCCAATGTCGCAGCAACTGCTCGGGGTTAA
- the LOC119545656 gene encoding cecropin-C yields MNFNKIFVFVALILAISLGQSEAGWLKKIGKKIERVGQHTRDATIQGLGVAQQAANVAATARG; encoded by the exons ATGAACTTCAACAAGATCTTCGTTTTTGTGGCCCTCATCCTGGCCATCAGTTTGGGCCAATCGGAGGCTGGCTGGCTGAAGAAAATTGGCAAGAAAATT GAACGTGTTGGCCAGCACACTCGAGATGCCACCATCCAGGGTCTGGGAGTCGCACAACAGGCCGCCAATGTTGCTGCTACCGCTAGAGGATAA
- the LOC119545657 gene encoding cecropin-C-like has translation MNFNKIFVFVALILAIGFGQSEAGWLKKLGKKIERIGQHTRDATIQGLGIAQQAANVAATARG, from the exons ATGAACTTCAATAAGATCTTTGTGTTCGTGGCCCTCATCCTGGCGATTGGTTTTGGACAATCTGAAGCCGGTTGGCTGAAGAAATTGGGCAAGAAAATT GAACGCATTGGCCAGCACACTCGAGATGCCACAATCCAAGGTCTGGGGATTGCGCAACAAGCCGCCAATGTGGCAGCCACCGCCAGAGGATGA
- the LOC119554107 gene encoding uncharacterized protein LOC119554107, protein MARKVPKPPSSHDKSRRWHCKCRSPKTTTDTSSSSSSCDVNEFEVDRPPRKRKAISLTASMEQAARRRLVGLCPQKEPQLKQQAYRPPNLCQLCRSDIRWLPKISACPYCGYKTFEDIHPSEEPYDLTATAQQLLRDSLRKVPCELGSSNTSEVRKSQVNDDPNVPKQCGCLGGKPCTRCRIRKLCENFFKESECKVKPVTLPQAEPGTAARSLPEIKSPVKKTNSDTSQRRTQLISIFTEMRNMYGKKKGADEADAVAQELRKECDAACRKSKSLKARRKARKSLQRALDEIDRAYPKPPKTRVKKKPVHRKKSRCYTFLKSRKEPKDPRIGHMDCISDSKYTGYCKVPCHMGWMWTKSEMARHKSWRPGAISRPIRQLMAYFLKDFPADNICLSRYHYRRRKCPKDRGDQDEEPLVQHPTPRALATSANPYADMKPVVFRITKDPLAAGLRQIRVALQDKGFAPCTCRRPVASCFCRSHNDKKRMQFELARECRQRGWPDNSDTFVYSPNSDDDDSDREYDFGVTPPAGVLKPDRRRKPDRAHVETQYVDHDWAAPTMYPHPANMMVQYGGCVMGERKKKFPWLYGKGNIHADPPKPRMRNPPKKKPRKQLPFRNVGGFDDPRRFDPTPLNRPWHRSNSPVHSTDLIYRRFNP, encoded by the exons ATGGCCAGGAAGGTGCCCAAGCCTCCCAGTTCACATGACAAGTCCCGTCGTTGGCACTGCAAGTGCCGGTCGCCCAAGACCACCACGGATacttcctcctcctcgtcctcctGCGATGTTAATGAGTTCGAGGTGGACAGGCCTCCCAGAAAGAGAAAGGCGATATCCCTAACTGCTTCCATGGAGCAGGCAGCTCGTCGCAGGCTGGTGGGCCTGTGTCCCCAGAAGGAACCCCAACTGAAGCAGCAGGCCTACAGGCCACCGAATCTCTGCCAGCTCTGCCGTTCGGACATCAGATGGCTGCCCAAGATCTCCGCCTGCCCGTATTGCGGGTATAAGACCTTCGAGGACATACATCCCAGCGAGGAGCCCTACGATCTTACGGCCACAGCTCAGCAACTCCTCAGGGATTCCCTGCGCAAGGTGCCCTGTGAACTGGGCTCCTCCAATACCTCCGAAGTCCGGAAGTCCCAGGTCAACGATGATCCCAATGTGCCCAAGCAATGTGGCTGTCTGGGTGGGAAACCCTGCACCCGATGTCGCATTCGCAAGCTCTGCGAGAACTTCTTCAAGGAATCCGAGTGCAAGGTAAAGCCCGTTACCCTGCCACAGGCTGAGCCCGGCACTGCGGCCAGATCCTTACCAGAAATCAAGAGTCCGGTGAAGAAAACCAACTCGGACACCTCACAGCGTCGCACCCAACTGATCTCCATCTTCACGGAGATGCGGAATATGTATGGCAAGAAGAAGGGCGCCGACGAGGCGGATGCGGTGGCCCAGGAGCTGAGGAAGGAATGCGATGCAGCCTGCAGGAAGAGCAAGTCGCTCAAGGCCCGCCGAAAGGCCAGGAAGTCGCTGCAAAGGGCCCTGGACGAGATTGACCGGGCCTATCCCAAGCCCCCGAAAACCAGAGTTAAGAAGAAGCCCGTCCACCGCAAGAAGTCCCGATG CTACACCTTCCTGAAGTCGAGGAAGGAGCCCAAAGACCCCCGCATAGGCCACATGGACTGCATCTCGGACAGCAAGTACACCGGCTACTGCAAGGTGCCCTGCCACATGGGTTGGATGTGGACCAAGAGCGAGATGGCGCGCCACAAGTCCTGGCGACCCGGGGCCATTTCCCGACCCATCCGCCAGCTGATGGCCTACTTCCTGAAGGACTTCCCGGCCGACAATATCTGCCTGTCGCGCTACCACTACCGCCGCCGGAAGTGCCCCAAGGATCGGGGTGACCAGGATGAGGAGCCTCTGGTGCAGCACCCCACGCCCCGCGCCCTGGCCACCAGTGCCAACCCGTATGCGGACATGAAGCCCGTGGTCTTCCGCATCACCAAGGATCCGCTGGCCGCTGGTCTCCGCCAGATTCGGGTGGCCCTGCAGGACAAGGGGTTCGCCCCCTGCACCTGCCGCCGCCCGGTGGCCAGCTGCTTCTGCCGGAGTCACAACGACAAGAAGCGGATGCAGTTCGAGCTAGCCAGGGAGTGTCGCCAGCGGGGCTGGCCGGACAACTCGGACACCTTTGTCTACTCGCCGAACAGCGACGACGACGACAGTGACCGGGAGTACGACTTTGGGGTCACGCCCCCAGCGGGCGTTTTGAAGCCCGACCGCCGGCGGAAGCCAGACAGGGCGCATGTGGAGACCCAGTACGTGGATCACGACTGGGCAGCGCCCACCATGTACCCGCATCCGGCCAACATGATGGTCCAGTACGGCGGCTGTGTGATGGGCGAGCGGAAGAAGAAGTTCCCCTGGCTCTACGGCAAGGGCAACATCCACGCAGATCCCCCAAAGCCCCGCATGCGAAATCCCCCAAAGAAGAAGCCACGCAAACAGCTCCCGTTCCGAAACGTTGGGGGCTTCGACGATCCCCGCCGCTTCGATCCCACCCCTCTGAACAGACCTTGGCACAGGTCCAATTCCCCCGTCCATTCAACTGATCTTATCTATCGTCGTTTTAACCCTTAG
- the LOC119545650 gene encoding phenoloxidase-activating factor 1, with translation MLGSVLRLWILFGCFYRFLALQECDIPNESKRGVCLEVSRCKAYLMVRNSTNLPSEKVNFLKKVQCEVEQKISEAEGSYESLVCCPANGQDYLFPVLQFSKFEYRRFLDVTARFKRKKLKRRIQTVEPSSGFNLLNECGKQVTNRIYGGEIAELDEYPWLALLVYNSNDYGCSGALVDDRHILTAAHCVQGEGVRDRRGLKHVRLGEFNVKTEPDCIEEPNYLSCADAALDIGYEKIHVHPEYKEFSNYKYNDIAIIRLKHPVSFTHFVMPICLPNKSEPLTLAEGQMFSVSGWGRTDLFNKYFINIHSPIKLKLRIPYVSNENCTKILEGYGVRLGPKQICAGGEFAKDTCAGDSGGPLMYFDRQHSRWVAHGVVSYGFTQCGMAGKPAVYTNVAEYSDWIESVLQQQPRKKSQQQTQQAPLP, from the exons ATGCTCGGTTCGGTTCTTCGATTATGGATACTCTTCGGCTGTTTCTACCGTTTCCTGGCCCTTCAGGAGTGCGATATCCCCAATGAATCCAAACGGGGAGTTTGCCTGGAAGTTAGTAGGTGTAAGGCGTATCTTATGGTGCGAAATTCCACAAATTTGCCGTCGGAGAAGGTGAATTTCCTGAAGAAAGTGCAATGCGAGGTGGAGCAGAAAATCTCAGAGGCTGAGGGCTCTTATGAGTCCCTCGTTTGCTGCCCGGCAAATGGCCAGGATTACCTATTTCCCGTGCTGCAATTCTCCAAATTCGAGTACCGAAGATTTCTGGATGTCACTGCTCGTTTCAAGCGGAAGAAACTGAAGCGGAGAATTCAGACAGTAGAGCCAAGCTCGGGATTTAATTTACTGAACGAGTGCGGAAAGCAAGTAACTAACAGAATTTACGGAGGCGAAATCGCCGAACTGGACGAGTATCCTTGGCTGGCTCTGCTTGTCTATAACTCAA ATGACTATGGCTGCAGTGGAGCCCTAGTAGATGATCGTCATATCCTAACAGCCGCCCATTGCGTTCAAGGCGAAGGAGTGCGCGATCGCAGAGGATT AAAGCATGTGCGTTTGGGGGAGTTCAATGTGAAAACGGAACCCGACTGCATCGAGGAACCCAACTATTTGAGCTGCGCAGATGCCGCTTTGGATATTGGCTACGAAAAGATCCACGTGCATCCCGAGTACAAGGAGTTCTCCAACTATAAATACAATGATATAGCCATTATTCGGCTGAAACATCCCGTATCCTTCACCCACTTTGTCATGCCCATCTGTTTGCCCAATAAGTCGGAGCCCCTGACTTTGGCCGAGGGTCAGATGTTCTCCGTTTCCGGTTGGGGTCGCACGGATTTAT TCAACAAGTACTTCATCAACATCCACAGTCCCATAAAACTGAAGCTGCGCATTCCCTACGTTTCCAATGAAAACTGCACCAAGATCCTCGAGGGATACGGGGTGCGATTGGGACCGAAGCAAATCTGTGCCGGTGGGGAGTTCGCCAAGGACACCTGCGCGGGGGATTCCGGAGGACCTCTGATGTACTTCGATCGGCAGCACTCTCGATGGGTGGCCCATGGGGTGGTCAGCTACGGATTCACCCAGTGCGGAATGGCCGGGAAACCGGCTGTCTATACCAACGTGGCCGAATATTCGGATTGGATAGAGAGTGTtttgcagcagcagccgcgGAAAAAGAGCCAACAACAGACGCAACAGGCCCCATTGCCTTGA
- the LOC119554110 gene encoding uncharacterized protein LOC119554110: protein MCNSSKSVVVQSCLLLFLLYGFILIDGQETQSTQKIAYPNTKLFQGNIYYPNTELPLYRTFQDKIESVSSTTTFPNIFLEADYSSKNRLNRSSFGVRRQTDHLGRRIRLPRRKKH from the exons ATGTGCAACTCAAGTAAATCAGTCGTAGTGCAAAGCTGTCTGCTGCTATTTTTATTATACGGATTTATACTGATTGACGGACAAGAAACTCAGTCCACACAG AAAATTGCCTACCCCAACACAAAACTATTTCAGGGAAATATTTACTACCCTAACACTGAGCTTCCACTATACAGAACATTTCAAGATAAG ATAGAAAGTGTTTCTTCAACCACAACTtttccaaatatttttttagag GCTGATTACTCTTCCAAGAACCGCCTGAATAGATCGAGTTTTGGTGTACGCAGACAAACAGATCACTTGGGCAGAAGAATTCGGCTACCCCGTCGGAAAAAGCACTAA
- the LOC119545658 gene encoding sarcotoxin-1C-like → MNFNKIFVLVALILVINLESFKADWLKKLGKKIKRIGQHTADATIQVIGIARQAANAAARG, encoded by the exons ATGAACTTCAACAAGATCTTCGTCCTTGTGGCCCTTATCTTGGTCATCAATTTGGAAAGTTTTAAGGCTGACTGGCTTAAGAAGCTGGGAAAGAAAATC AAACGCATTGGCCAACACACTGCGGATGCCACAATTCAGGTCATCGGAATCGCTCGACAAGCCGCCAATGCCGCCGCTCGAGGTTGA
- the LOC119545655 gene encoding cecropin-C-like, with product MNFNKIFVFVALILAISLGQSEAGWLKKIGKKLERVGQHTRDATIQGLGIAQQAANVAATARG from the exons ATGAACTTCAACAAGATCTTCGTTTTCGTCGCCCTCATCCTGGCCATCAGTTTGGGCCAATCGGAAGCTGGCTGGCTGAAGAAAATTGGCAAGAAACTT GAACGCGTTGGCCAGCACACTCGAGATGCCACCATCCAGGGTCTGGGAATCGCTCAACAGGCCGCCAATGTCGCAGCAACTGCCCGAGGTTAA
- the LOC119545648 gene encoding angiopoietin-related protein 7-like: MSPRILGIFLITSVLDQLYLVDGTNGLQESPSSDLNLESTIRELNLKLDYCKIQLQIKDEHNKEKIEQMETIYKLKSQLAVNEISCAKEKEMAAAINNLNMRLVNAEQQLKFKDDLIQEKVKEIQDCDLIKTKDKQILEQSEKVNFMTVTISNLQSQLAKSRDDVKVKIKDINDRTEEVKIRDDIIKSKEKEISDKSEQLKNIEGKITVKDNELENLSAQISTKDNEIDSLNNQTKHDLEKITEMTDELHTCREWESCPTGRPDGVYKINKPGIAVFEAPCNSNGWMTIQRRQDGSVDFNLNWVNYKNGFGNLTGELFIGLEKLHQMTKDKPHELYIKLMKFNGESAYAHYDNFQIGSELEFYKLKSLGTCSGTTGDSLRYSEGLKFSTIDSDNDGISSNCALSHSGAWWYNNCSYSRLNGKYLRGSTGTIIWHGFGGNNNLAFTQMMIRPKSAL, from the exons ATGAGTCCGCGCATCTTAGGAATTTTTCTGATAACTTCGGTCCTGGATCAGCTATATCTCGTTGACGGCACCAATGGACTGCAGGAATCGCCGTCGTCTGATCTAAATCTGGAAAGCACTATTAGagaattgaatttaaagttgGACTATTGTAAAATCCAATTACAAATCAAGGATGAACATAATAAGGAAAAAATTGAACAAATGGAAACTATTTACAAGTTGAAGAGTCAGTTAGCAGTCAATGAGATATCATGTGCCAAGGAAAAAGAAATGGCTGCAGCTATTAATAATCTAAACATGAGGTTGGTTAATGCTGAACAACAACTAAAATTCAAAGATGACCTCATACAAGAAAAAGTGAAAGAAATTCAGGATTGTGATCTCATAAAAACGAAAGATAAGCAAATACTCGAACAAAGTGAAAAGGTTAACTTTATGACAGTTACTATAAGTAACCTGCAGAGTCAGCTGGCAAAATCAAGAGATGACGTTAAGGTTAAAATAAAAGACATTAATGATAGAACTGAGGAGGTGAAAATAAGAGATGACATTATAAAGtcaaaagaaaaagaaattaGTGATAAGAGTGAACAACTTAAGAATATTGAGGGAAAAATTACTGTTAAAGACAACGAACTGGAAAACCTGAGTGCACAAATTTCGACCAAAGACAATGAAATCGATAGCCTTAATAATCAGACGAAACATGATTTGGAAAAGATAACTGAAATGACCGATGAACTGCACACGTGTCGTGAATGGGAAAGTTGCCCGACCGGCCGTCCAGATGGAGtctacaaaataaataagccCGGAATAGCTGTATTTGAAGCTCCATGCAATTCGAATGGCTGGATGACCATTCAAAGGCGTCAGGACGGATCCGTGGACTTCAATCTAAACTGGGTGAACTATAAGAACGGGTTTGGAAACTTAACTGGAGAGCTGTTCATCGGATTGGAGAAGCTGCACCAGATGACTAAGGATAAGCCCCACGAACTGTACATAAAGCTGATGAAATTTAATGGAGAATCTGCTTACGCTCACTATGATAATTTTCAAATCGGAAGCGAGCTGGAATTCTATAAGCTAAAATCACTAGGAACATGTTCTGGGACAACTGGCGATTCTTTGAGATACAGCGAAGGATTGAAGTTCTCCACGATTGATAGCGACAATGACGGAATCTCTAGTAATTGCGCTTTATCACACTCTGGTGCCTGGTGGTATAACAATTGTAGCTATAG TAGGCTTAATGGAAAATACCTAAGAGGATCAACAGGTACGATTATTTGGCATGGCTTCGGCGGTAACAATAATCTTGCTTTTACTCAAATGATGATTAGGCCAAAATCAGctttataa